From Quadrisphaera sp. DSM 44207, the proteins below share one genomic window:
- a CDS encoding DEAD/DEAH box helicase, whose amino-acid sequence MPETTPAPTTDTARDTTPAGTTTGTTPEPAPLEDEPARDADDLSVPDPAPGEAVEPIAERTFADYGVQPAIVEALAEAGIVHPFPIQAMTLPVALTGHDIIGQAKTGTGKTLGFGIPVLQRAVGPGEPGEDQLQAPGRPQALVVAPTRELAVQVARDLERAAGRRSARVLTVYGGRAYEPQVEALQRGVEVVVGTPGRLLDLAQQGHLSLAHARTVVLDEADEMLDLGFLPDVEKLLSLTPAGRQTMLFSATMPGPVVAMARRYMTQPTHIRAADPDDEGATVKAITQVVYRAHALDKVEVLARIMQAQGRGLSIVFARTKRTAAKVADELVERGFAAAPLHGDLGQGAREQALRAFRNGKVDILVATDVAARGIDVTDVTHVVNYQCPEDEKTYLHRIGRTGRAGATGTAVTFVDWDDLHRWAMIDRALDLGIPEPQETYSTSPHLYDELGIPAGTKGVLPRGARTRAGLAAEAVEDLGETGRRGAGASGAAEGRGRGHQRPGGRGHGGERAADADSERPRERRRTRGGRTAEEHAAAAAVPGEDRAAAAAAAVAAVAADRPGAPEGPGEGGAARRRRRRGGRGRSGGAAGAGSGPAAAGGDAPSAAAPAPAGGPASG is encoded by the coding sequence GTGCCCGAGACCACCCCTGCCCCCACCACCGACACCGCCCGAGACACCACCCCCGCCGGCACCACCACCGGCACCACCCCGGAGCCCGCCCCGCTCGAGGACGAGCCGGCGCGCGACGCCGACGACCTGAGCGTGCCGGACCCGGCGCCGGGCGAGGCGGTGGAGCCCATCGCCGAGCGCACCTTCGCCGACTACGGCGTCCAGCCCGCGATCGTCGAGGCGCTGGCCGAGGCCGGCATCGTCCACCCCTTCCCCATCCAGGCGATGACGCTGCCGGTGGCGCTGACGGGGCACGACATCATCGGCCAGGCCAAGACCGGCACCGGCAAGACGCTGGGCTTCGGCATCCCCGTGCTCCAGCGCGCGGTCGGCCCCGGCGAGCCCGGGGAGGACCAGCTGCAGGCGCCGGGACGGCCGCAGGCGCTCGTCGTCGCGCCGACGCGCGAGCTCGCCGTGCAGGTGGCGCGCGACCTGGAGCGGGCCGCGGGCCGCCGCTCCGCGCGCGTGCTCACCGTCTACGGGGGCCGCGCGTACGAGCCCCAGGTCGAGGCGCTGCAGCGCGGCGTCGAGGTCGTCGTCGGCACCCCCGGGCGGCTGCTCGACCTCGCCCAGCAGGGCCACCTCAGCCTCGCGCACGCCCGGACCGTCGTCCTGGACGAGGCGGACGAGATGCTCGACCTCGGCTTCCTGCCGGACGTGGAGAAGCTGCTGTCGCTGACGCCCGCCGGCCGGCAGACCATGCTCTTCTCCGCGACCATGCCCGGCCCCGTCGTGGCCATGGCGCGCCGCTACATGACGCAGCCGACCCACATCCGCGCCGCCGACCCGGACGACGAGGGCGCGACCGTCAAGGCGATCACGCAGGTCGTCTACCGCGCCCACGCCCTCGACAAGGTGGAGGTGCTGGCGCGGATCATGCAGGCGCAGGGCCGCGGGCTGAGCATCGTGTTCGCCCGCACCAAGCGCACGGCCGCCAAGGTCGCGGACGAGCTCGTCGAGCGCGGCTTCGCCGCCGCCCCACTGCACGGGGACCTCGGCCAGGGAGCCCGCGAGCAGGCGCTGCGGGCCTTCCGCAACGGCAAGGTCGACATCCTCGTCGCCACGGACGTGGCAGCGCGCGGCATCGACGTCACCGACGTGACCCACGTGGTCAACTACCAGTGCCCCGAGGACGAGAAGACCTACCTGCACCGCATCGGGCGCACCGGGCGCGCGGGCGCGACGGGCACCGCGGTCACCTTCGTCGACTGGGACGACCTGCACCGCTGGGCGATGATCGACCGGGCCCTGGACCTCGGCATCCCGGAGCCGCAGGAGACCTACTCGACCTCCCCGCACCTGTACGACGAGCTGGGCATCCCGGCCGGCACCAAGGGCGTGCTGCCGCGGGGCGCGCGCACCCGCGCGGGCCTGGCGGCCGAGGCGGTCGAGGACCTCGGCGAGACCGGGCGCCGCGGCGCCGGGGCCTCGGGGGCCGCCGAGGGCCGCGGCCGCGGGCACCAGCGCCCCGGCGGGCGGGGGCACGGCGGCGAGCGCGCCGCGGACGCCGACAGCGAGCGGCCGCGCGAGCGCCGCCGCACCCGCGGCGGGCGCACGGCGGAGGAGCACGCCGCAGCGGCCGCCGTCCCGGGCGAGGACCGCGCTGCCGCCGCTGCCGCCGCCGTCGCCGCTGTCGCCGCGGACCGGCCGGGGGCTCCTGAGGGCCCGGGCGAGGGCGGGGCCGCGCGCCGGCGCAGGCGCCGCGGGGGCCGGGGCCGCTCCGGAGGTGCGGCGGGCGCCGGCAGCGGCCCCGCCGCCGCGGGCGGGGACGCCCCGAGCGCGGCGGCGCCGGCACCCGCGGGCGGGCCGGCGTCGGGCTGA
- a CDS encoding ferritin-like fold-containing protein, whose translation MSAHDAAGGAAGAATPPAPGRALAAEVDLLAALAYGELTGFLHLAQDAAGAPTVPDRAALGALAVAEFEHYRLLRDGLQALGADPTAAMEPFAPAVDSYHERTAPSDWLEGLVKAYVGQGIATDFYREVAALVGAPTRELVHRVLADAGDADPIVDAVRQAIRDEPRVAGRLALWARRLVGEALSQAQRVAADREALSAVLVEGGEGAPGADLVELGRMFNRITEAHVRRMQRLGLTA comes from the coding sequence ATGAGCGCCCACGACGCTGCCGGCGGCGCCGCCGGCGCCGCGACCCCGCCGGCCCCCGGGAGGGCGCTGGCGGCCGAGGTCGACCTGCTGGCGGCGCTCGCCTACGGCGAGCTGACGGGGTTCCTGCACCTCGCGCAGGACGCCGCGGGAGCGCCGACGGTGCCGGACCGCGCGGCGCTCGGCGCCCTGGCCGTGGCGGAGTTCGAGCACTACCGGCTGCTGCGCGACGGGCTGCAGGCGCTGGGCGCCGACCCCACCGCGGCCATGGAGCCGTTCGCGCCGGCCGTCGACTCCTACCACGAGCGCACCGCGCCGAGCGACTGGCTCGAGGGTCTGGTGAAGGCCTACGTCGGTCAGGGCATCGCCACCGACTTCTACCGCGAGGTCGCCGCGCTGGTCGGGGCGCCCACGCGCGAGCTCGTGCACCGGGTGCTGGCCGACGCCGGGGACGCGGACCCGATCGTCGACGCCGTGCGCCAGGCGATCCGGGACGAGCCCCGCGTCGCCGGGCGCCTGGCCCTGTGGGCCCGGCGCCTCGTCGGGGAGGCCCTGAGCCAGGCCCAGCGCGTGGCGGCCGACCGGGAGGCGCTCTCGGCGGTGCTCGTCGAGGGCGGCGAGGGCGCGCCCGGCGCGGACCTCGTGGAGCTGGGGCGGATGTTCAACCGGATCACCGAGGCCCACGTGCGCCGGATGCAGCGGCTGGGCCTGACGGCCTGA
- a CDS encoding GlsB/YeaQ/YmgE family stress response membrane protein, protein MEIIGLIIFGAVIGALARLVLPGKQNISLLVTIVLGVLGALAGYYIWGALGGGDTRGFDVIRWIISIVVAALLVSLYAGLTGRGRRV, encoded by the coding sequence ATGGAGATCATCGGACTGATCATCTTCGGCGCCGTCATCGGCGCCCTCGCGCGGCTGGTGCTACCGGGCAAGCAGAACATCAGCCTGCTGGTCACGATCGTCCTCGGCGTGCTCGGGGCGCTGGCCGGCTACTACATCTGGGGCGCCCTCGGCGGCGGGGACACCCGCGGCTTCGACGTGATCCGGTGGATCATCAGCATCGTCGTGGCGGCCCTGCTCGTCTCGCTGTACGCCGGCCTGACCGGCCGCGGCCGCCGCGTCTGA
- a CDS encoding DUF3107 domain-containing protein has translation MEIRIGVQNVPREVVLESSETAADVGAAVAAALRGGSPLTLKDERGRTVIVPAEAIAFVELGAEEARRVGFGAL, from the coding sequence GTGGAGATCAGGATCGGCGTGCAGAACGTCCCGCGCGAGGTCGTCCTTGAGTCCTCGGAGACCGCCGCCGACGTGGGCGCGGCCGTCGCCGCCGCCCTCCGGGGCGGTTCCCCGCTCACCCTCAAGGACGAGCGCGGGCGCACCGTGATCGTCCCCGCCGAGGCCATCGCGTTCGTCGAGCTCGGCGCCGAGGAGGCTCGCCGGGTGGGCTTCGGCGCCCTCTGA
- a CDS encoding DUF3152 domain-containing protein: MTAAHRLLPLAAGLALLAGCASAAPAAAPSSPSAPSSATPSTSPSTSPSTSPSGTAAASAAPVDPAVAADAAAGVLAREVPDVGAGTFAVVPGSQPAGQGRVRTVRVEVEDGLPADGAAFAQFALATLNDPRGWPGDGWAFARTDGPADVVLVLASPRTSAELCHPLDTGGTLSCRNGERAVLTWYRWVNGHEDYGGDLTGYRQYVINHEIGHALGHGHETCPGEGELAPVMQQQTKGVLPCRPNPWPHP; this comes from the coding sequence GTGACGGCAGCGCACCGCCTCCTCCCGCTCGCGGCGGGCCTCGCGCTCCTCGCCGGCTGCGCCTCGGCCGCCCCGGCGGCCGCGCCGTCGAGCCCGTCGGCGCCGTCGTCCGCCACCCCGTCCACCAGCCCGTCCACCAGCCCGTCCACCAGCCCGTCCGGCACGGCTGCCGCCAGCGCGGCGCCGGTCGACCCGGCGGTGGCCGCGGACGCCGCCGCCGGCGTCCTGGCGCGCGAGGTCCCCGACGTCGGCGCCGGCACGTTCGCGGTCGTGCCCGGCTCGCAGCCGGCGGGGCAGGGCCGGGTGCGCACCGTGCGGGTGGAGGTCGAGGACGGCCTGCCCGCCGACGGCGCGGCGTTCGCGCAGTTCGCCCTGGCGACCCTGAACGACCCCCGCGGCTGGCCGGGCGACGGCTGGGCGTTCGCGCGCACCGACGGGCCCGCGGACGTCGTGCTGGTGCTGGCGAGCCCGCGCACGTCCGCGGAGCTGTGCCACCCCCTCGACACCGGCGGCACCCTGTCCTGCCGCAACGGCGAGCGCGCCGTCCTCACCTGGTACCGCTGGGTCAACGGCCACGAGGACTACGGGGGCGACCTGACCGGGTACCGCCAGTACGTGATCAACCACGAGATCGGGCACGCCCTGGGGCACGGCCACGAGACCTGCCCCGGCGAGGGCGAGCTGGCGCCCGTGATGCAGCAGCAGACCAAGGGCGTGCTGCCGTGCCGCCCCAACCCGTGGCCGCACCCGTGA
- a CDS encoding ThiF family adenylyltransferase, which produces MPPQPVAAPVSAPVEPGPALTGPERARYARQLALPGFGETAQRRLRAARVAVVGAGGLGSPVISYLAAAGVGALVVVDDDVVEASNLQRQVLHGVEDLGRAKADSAARAVHRLDPGVVVEPVRERLTDANADRLLAGCDLVVDGADNFATRYAVADACARLGLPEVFGSVLRFDAQVGVFWPGRGATYRDVFPAPPPAGSVASCAEAGVLGALCGVVGSVMAVEAVKVLTGTGRPLVDRLLVLDALTMSWRAVRVRAAQEGAAPAPAPAPAPEPEEPLPADAVVAPRELARLLAAGEVLLVDVRTPAERELAALPGAVPVPLAQVLDGTADLPRDRPVVLHCRSGARSELAVRALRARGRADAAHLDGGLLAWAAQVDPSLPVA; this is translated from the coding sequence GTGCCGCCCCAACCCGTGGCCGCACCCGTGAGCGCGCCGGTCGAGCCGGGACCGGCGCTGACCGGCCCGGAGCGCGCCCGCTACGCGCGCCAGCTGGCGCTGCCCGGGTTCGGCGAGACCGCGCAGCGGCGCCTGCGTGCCGCCCGCGTCGCGGTCGTGGGTGCCGGCGGGCTGGGCTCGCCCGTGATCTCCTACCTCGCGGCCGCCGGGGTCGGGGCGCTCGTCGTCGTCGACGACGACGTCGTGGAGGCCTCGAACCTGCAGCGGCAGGTGCTGCACGGCGTGGAGGACCTCGGGCGGGCCAAGGCCGACAGCGCCGCGCGGGCGGTGCACCGCCTCGACCCCGGGGTCGTCGTCGAGCCGGTGCGCGAGCGCCTGACCGACGCGAACGCGGACCGCCTCCTGGCCGGCTGCGACCTCGTGGTGGACGGCGCCGACAACTTCGCCACCCGCTACGCCGTCGCCGACGCCTGCGCCCGGCTCGGGCTGCCGGAGGTCTTCGGCTCGGTGCTGCGCTTCGACGCCCAGGTGGGCGTCTTCTGGCCCGGCCGCGGCGCGACCTACCGCGACGTCTTCCCGGCGCCGCCGCCGGCCGGCTCGGTGGCCTCCTGCGCCGAGGCCGGCGTGCTGGGGGCGCTGTGCGGGGTGGTCGGGTCCGTGATGGCCGTCGAGGCCGTCAAGGTGCTCACCGGCACGGGCCGCCCGCTCGTGGACCGCCTGCTCGTGCTCGACGCCCTGACGATGTCGTGGCGCGCGGTGCGGGTGCGCGCGGCGCAGGAGGGCGCCGCACCGGCACCGGCACCCGCGCCCGCCCCGGAGCCCGAGGAGCCGCTGCCCGCGGACGCCGTCGTGGCCCCGCGCGAGCTGGCGCGCCTGCTCGCGGCGGGGGAGGTGCTGCTGGTGGACGTGCGCACCCCGGCCGAGCGGGAGCTCGCCGCCCTGCCCGGGGCGGTGCCCGTGCCGCTGGCGCAGGTGCTCGACGGCACGGCCGACCTGCCCCGCGACCGCCCCGTGGTGCTGCACTGCCGCTCCGGAGCGCGCTCGGAGCTGGCGGTGCGGGCCCTGCGGGCGCGCGGGCGCGCGGACGCGGCCCACCTGGACGGCGGCCTGCTGGCCTGGGCCGCGCAGGTGGACCCGTCCCTGCCCGTGGCCTGA
- a CDS encoding signal peptidase I, whose amino-acid sequence MSAGRVRPGLVRRGRVRRGLAAGRLLAAWVVLGLVAGSALLAGEGQPGRVRVMTVLSGSMQPALGVGDLVLTQVVRTEQLRAGDVVTFRDPTADRYVTHRVQSVLHDGAVAQVVTRGDANAVGESWSVPAGGSVGRVVAHVPRAGYVVGALATPTGRLALTGTAGALGLAAVVMIWLPRRPDEAVERAGEDAGSSARPVVRTPRPWARHARGVLGGR is encoded by the coding sequence GTGAGCGCTGGCCGGGTGCGCCCGGGCCTCGTGCGCCGGGGCCGGGTGCGCCGGGGCCTGGCCGCGGGCCGCCTGCTGGCGGCCTGGGTCGTGCTGGGCCTCGTGGCCGGCAGCGCCCTGCTGGCGGGCGAGGGGCAGCCCGGGCGCGTGCGGGTGATGACCGTGCTGTCCGGGAGCATGCAGCCCGCCCTCGGCGTCGGCGACCTCGTGCTGACGCAGGTGGTGCGCACCGAGCAGCTGCGCGCCGGGGACGTCGTCACCTTCCGCGACCCGACGGCCGACCGGTACGTCACCCACCGGGTGCAGAGCGTGCTGCACGACGGGGCCGTGGCGCAGGTCGTCACCCGCGGCGACGCCAACGCCGTCGGCGAGAGCTGGTCCGTGCCCGCCGGCGGCTCCGTGGGCAGGGTCGTCGCGCACGTGCCCCGCGCCGGCTACGTCGTGGGCGCCCTGGCCACCCCCACCGGCCGGCTCGCGCTCACCGGCACCGCCGGGGCGCTGGGGCTGGCGGCCGTCGTGATGATCTGGCTCCCCCGCCGTCCCGACGAGGCCGTCGAGAGGGCCGGCGAGGACGCCGGCTCCTCCGCCCGGCCGGTGGTCCGCACCCCGCGGCCCTGGGCCCGCCACGCCCGCGGGGTGCTCGGTGGCCGGTGA
- the idi gene encoding isopentenyl-diphosphate Delta-isomerase: protein MSAPATEQHVERPVERVVLLGADGSPVGTADKATVHGADTPLHLAFSCYATDGAGRLLLTRRAMAKRTWPGVWTNTVCGHPAPGEGSEEAVVRRARQELGLRLRDVVPVLPDFAYRATDASGVVENEVCPVYTAVADADPDPDPDEVAEWRWVDWRDAVDVARRAPWALSPWSVLQLPLLDAAR, encoded by the coding sequence GTGAGCGCTCCCGCGACCGAGCAGCACGTCGAGCGGCCCGTGGAGCGGGTCGTCCTGCTGGGGGCCGACGGCTCCCCGGTGGGCACCGCGGACAAGGCGACCGTGCACGGCGCCGACACCCCGCTGCACCTGGCGTTCTCGTGCTACGCCACGGACGGCGCGGGGCGGCTGCTGCTGACCCGCCGGGCGATGGCCAAGCGCACGTGGCCGGGGGTGTGGACCAACACGGTGTGCGGGCACCCGGCGCCGGGGGAGGGCTCCGAGGAGGCCGTCGTGCGCCGCGCCCGCCAGGAGCTCGGCCTGCGCCTGCGCGACGTCGTCCCGGTGCTGCCGGACTTCGCCTACCGCGCCACGGACGCGTCCGGGGTCGTGGAGAACGAGGTGTGCCCCGTCTACACCGCGGTCGCCGACGCCGACCCCGACCCCGACCCCGACGAGGTCGCCGAGTGGCGGTGGGTCGACTGGCGCGACGCCGTGGACGTCGCCCGGCGCGCCCCGTGGGCGCTCAGCCCCTGGTCGGTGCTGCAGCTGCCGCTGCTCGACGCCGCGCGGTGA
- a CDS encoding MGMT family protein: MTGRPRERPRGRRYLDDVGPLVDAIPPGRALTYGDVAELTGWGAARAVGAVMAQHGHELPWWRVVRADGSLPAGLLPRARLHWAEEGTPVLRGGDAVDLARARWDPGPGAEPGAHPGAHPGADAGEAQGGRKPPRPSGCCGSVRP; this comes from the coding sequence GTGACCGGGCGGCCGCGCGAGCGGCCCCGCGGGCGCCGCTACCTCGACGACGTCGGGCCGCTGGTCGACGCCATCCCGCCGGGGAGGGCGCTGACCTACGGCGACGTCGCGGAGCTGACCGGCTGGGGCGCCGCGCGCGCCGTCGGCGCGGTGATGGCCCAGCACGGCCACGAGCTGCCGTGGTGGCGCGTGGTGCGGGCCGACGGCTCGCTGCCGGCGGGGCTGCTGCCGCGCGCGCGGCTGCACTGGGCCGAGGAGGGCACGCCGGTGCTGCGCGGCGGGGACGCCGTCGACCTCGCCCGCGCCCGCTGGGACCCCGGCCCCGGCGCCGAGCCGGGCGCGCACCCCGGCGCGCACCCCGGCGCGGACGCGGGGGAAGCGCAGGGAGGGCGGAAGCCCCCGCGCCCGTCGGGGTGCTGTGGCAGCGTGCGCCCGTGA
- a CDS encoding ATP-dependent DNA helicase, producing the protein MITPASSPTAARGAPAPVLVRRPGPGAHAPELDAEQQRVVDHRRGAGPLVVLGAPGTGRTTALVEALVARVERDGDPVSSLLVLAPGRRAAASLRDRVSARLARTATEPLVRTPHAYAWALLRRAAVRAGDEPVRLLSGPEQDQALAELLRGHEAGDAPAPDWPAGVDAAVRRLRGFRAELRDLVMRAQEHALPPAQLARLGIEHGRPEWGAAAQVLAEHRQVSALADPGAHDPAAIVQDAVALLRADPPLLAAERARLTLVAVEDHHESTAAVSSLLDLLAGGPDLLLAGDPDATTSGFRGGDPALLVEAAQRHRRADGRPAPVVVLRTRWRHGRDLAAAVRRVEERIGSRGAVAHRAAGPAPSAPDGAVEGHVLRSSAQQAAFVAGLLRREHLVGGTPWGAMAVVVRSGRATAALRRALTAAGVPVALPPASVPLREEPAVRPLVTALRAVLRQASRGAPALEEVLELLAAPVGAADALALRRLRQGLLAVERAGGGARGSDELLVEAVLDPDRCAALPERAARPARAVARVLAAGRRAAADPGAGVEAVLWALWEATGLAHPWREQALSGGPAGARADRDLDAVVALFDAAARFEERSPAAPAQRFLEHLEAQDVPSDTLAEHSPDDDAVALVTPQGASGREWDVVVVAGLQEGAWPDARLRGALLGAGDLADLLAGRGTGRGTGGGTPEAVSAARHQQLDDERRLLLVAVSRARRRLVATAVRTEDERPSAFLDLVAPLPPADSGLDGVGGAGGVPERLVTPVPRPMTLPGLVGELRSVLLTPLGSVDATGARVDAARHAGAAAGLARLAAAGVPGADPVQWYGLAPLSDDGPLRGPEEPVRVSPSAVESFARCALRWLLEGSGGRPADSVSQGVGVLVHEVAQALPSGSAQEMTAELERLWPRLGLPDTWAGRRELARARRMVVKLAAYVAQAREAGREVLAVEADVEVRVGRALVRGRIDRVEREPGGALRVVDLKTGARKPSREEVPVHPQLGLYQVLVGAGALDRLPGALPDGRPGPAAGAGAALVQLGGETKGHGEQLQPALAGAPDPAWAHRLVAQTAEGMGGRVFAATENDLCSRCAVSTCCPGRPEGRQVGS; encoded by the coding sequence GTGATCACCCCCGCCTCCTCGCCGACCGCCGCCCGCGGCGCGCCGGCGCCCGTGCTGGTGCGCCGACCGGGCCCGGGCGCGCACGCGCCCGAGCTGGACGCCGAGCAGCAGCGGGTGGTCGACCACCGCCGGGGCGCCGGGCCGCTGGTGGTGCTGGGAGCGCCGGGCACGGGGCGCACGACCGCCCTGGTGGAGGCGCTCGTCGCGAGGGTGGAGCGCGACGGCGACCCCGTCTCCTCCCTGCTCGTGCTCGCTCCCGGCCGCCGCGCCGCGGCCTCCCTGCGCGACCGGGTCTCGGCGCGGCTGGCGCGCACGGCGACGGAGCCGCTGGTGCGCACGCCGCACGCCTACGCCTGGGCGCTGCTGCGCCGGGCCGCGGTGCGGGCCGGCGACGAGCCCGTGCGCCTGCTCTCGGGCCCGGAGCAGGACCAGGCCCTCGCCGAGCTGCTGCGCGGCCACGAGGCGGGCGACGCCCCGGCGCCCGACTGGCCCGCCGGCGTCGACGCCGCCGTGCGGCGCCTGCGGGGGTTCCGCGCCGAGCTGCGCGACCTCGTCATGCGCGCCCAGGAGCACGCGCTGCCCCCCGCGCAGCTGGCCCGCCTGGGCATCGAGCACGGCCGCCCGGAGTGGGGAGCGGCGGCGCAGGTGCTCGCGGAGCACCGGCAGGTGAGCGCGCTGGCCGACCCCGGCGCCCACGACCCCGCGGCGATCGTGCAGGACGCCGTGGCGCTCCTGCGCGCCGACCCGCCGCTGCTGGCCGCCGAGCGGGCCCGCCTCACCCTCGTGGCGGTCGAGGACCACCACGAGTCCACCGCGGCGGTCTCGAGCCTGCTGGACCTGCTGGCCGGCGGCCCCGACCTGCTGCTCGCGGGCGATCCGGACGCGACGACGTCGGGCTTCCGCGGCGGCGACCCGGCCCTGCTGGTGGAGGCCGCGCAGCGGCACCGCCGCGCCGACGGGCGCCCGGCGCCCGTGGTGGTGCTGCGCACGCGCTGGCGCCACGGCCGGGACCTGGCGGCAGCGGTGCGGCGGGTGGAGGAGCGCATCGGCAGCCGGGGCGCCGTCGCGCACCGCGCGGCGGGTCCGGCGCCGAGCGCGCCGGACGGCGCCGTCGAGGGGCACGTGCTGCGCTCGAGCGCCCAGCAGGCCGCGTTCGTGGCCGGCCTGCTGCGCCGCGAGCACCTGGTCGGCGGCACGCCGTGGGGGGCCATGGCCGTGGTGGTGCGCTCCGGGCGCGCGACGGCCGCGCTGCGGCGCGCGCTCACCGCGGCCGGCGTGCCCGTCGCCCTGCCGCCCGCCTCGGTGCCGCTGCGGGAGGAGCCGGCGGTGCGCCCGCTGGTCACCGCCCTGCGCGCGGTGCTGCGGCAGGCCTCGCGGGGGGCGCCGGCGCTGGAGGAGGTGCTCGAGCTGCTCGCGGCACCGGTCGGCGCGGCCGACGCGCTCGCGCTGCGGCGGCTGCGGCAGGGTCTGCTGGCGGTCGAGCGCGCGGGCGGCGGCGCGCGCGGCAGCGACGAGCTGCTGGTCGAGGCGGTGCTCGACCCCGACCGCTGCGCGGCCCTGCCCGAGCGCGCGGCCCGCCCGGCCCGAGCGGTGGCGCGCGTGCTCGCGGCCGGACGGCGGGCGGCCGCCGACCCCGGCGCCGGCGTCGAGGCGGTGCTGTGGGCGCTGTGGGAGGCCACCGGCCTGGCCCACCCGTGGCGAGAGCAGGCGCTGTCCGGCGGGCCGGCCGGGGCGCGCGCCGACCGCGACCTCGACGCCGTGGTCGCGCTCTTCGACGCCGCCGCGCGCTTCGAGGAGCGCTCGCCCGCAGCGCCCGCCCAGCGCTTCCTCGAGCACCTGGAGGCGCAGGACGTGCCCTCCGACACCCTCGCCGAGCACTCCCCGGACGACGACGCCGTGGCCCTGGTGACGCCGCAGGGCGCGAGCGGGCGCGAGTGGGACGTCGTGGTCGTGGCCGGCCTGCAGGAGGGCGCCTGGCCCGACGCGCGGCTGCGGGGCGCGCTGCTGGGGGCCGGTGACCTGGCCGACCTGCTCGCCGGCCGCGGCACCGGCCGCGGCACCGGGGGCGGCACCCCCGAGGCCGTCTCCGCCGCGCGGCACCAGCAGCTGGACGACGAGCGCCGGCTGCTGCTCGTCGCGGTCAGCCGCGCCCGGCGCCGCCTGGTGGCCACCGCCGTGCGCACCGAGGACGAGCGGCCCTCCGCCTTCCTCGACCTCGTCGCCCCGCTCCCGCCGGCGGACTCGGGGCTGGACGGCGTGGGCGGCGCGGGCGGGGTGCCGGAGCGCCTGGTCACCCCGGTGCCGCGGCCGATGACGCTGCCCGGCCTCGTGGGGGAGCTGCGCTCGGTGCTGCTCACGCCCCTCGGGAGCGTCGACGCCACGGGCGCGCGCGTGGACGCGGCCCGGCACGCCGGCGCGGCGGCCGGGCTGGCCCGCCTGGCCGCCGCCGGCGTCCCCGGCGCCGACCCGGTGCAGTGGTACGGCCTGGCCCCCCTCAGCGACGACGGCCCCCTGCGCGGGCCGGAGGAGCCGGTGCGCGTCTCGCCGTCGGCGGTGGAGTCCTTCGCCCGCTGCGCCCTGCGCTGGCTGCTCGAGGGCAGCGGCGGGCGCCCGGCCGACTCCGTCAGCCAGGGGGTCGGCGTCCTCGTCCACGAGGTCGCGCAGGCGCTGCCCTCCGGCAGCGCGCAGGAGATGACGGCCGAGCTGGAGCGCCTGTGGCCGCGCCTGGGACTGCCCGACACGTGGGCGGGCCGCCGCGAGCTGGCCCGGGCCCGGCGCATGGTGGTCAAGCTGGCGGCCTACGTCGCGCAGGCGCGCGAGGCCGGACGCGAGGTGCTCGCCGTCGAGGCCGACGTCGAGGTGCGCGTGGGGCGGGCCCTGGTGCGCGGGCGCATCGACCGCGTCGAGCGCGAGCCCGGCGGGGCCCTGCGCGTCGTCGACCTCAAGACCGGTGCCCGCAAGCCCTCCCGCGAGGAGGTGCCCGTGCACCCGCAGCTGGGCCTGTACCAGGTGCTGGTCGGGGCCGGGGCGCTCGACCGCCTGCCCGGCGCGCTGCCCGACGGGCGCCCGGGGCCGGCCGCGGGCGCCGGTGCGGCCCTGGTGCAGCTGGGCGGCGAGACGAAGGGGCACGGGGAGCAGCTGCAGCCCGCGCTGGCGGGCGCGCCCGACCCGGCCTGGGCGCACCGGCTGGTCGCGCAGACGGCCGAGGGCATGGGCGGGCGGGTCTTCGCCGCCACGGAGAACGACCTGTGCTCGCGGTGCGCGGTGAGCACCTGCTGCCCCGGCCGCCCCGAGGGCCGGCAGGTCGGCTCGTGA